DNA sequence from the Leptospira limi genome:
AACAAGTGGATGAGTACATCAAAGAAAACCAAATCAAGAATTCGATTCGCGTTGGGTTTGCAGCAGAAACAAATGATTTGGAAAAACATGCGAGAGAAAAACTCGTTCGCAAAGGTTTACATTACATCGTAGGAAATGTAGTTGGACATGGAAAAGGATTTGGTGAAGTAGAATCGATATTACGTATTTTTGGTCCGAGTGGACTTGTGAAAGAGATTGGACCTTTACCAAAAGAGGAACTTGCAAAGTCCCTTGTCCAATTTTTAGTGACTGTTTGAATTGTTCCCAAATCCAAACGCAAAAAAACCAGCAAGTAAGATCAATCCAAAACTAACGATATAATTCCATTTGATTTTTTCGCCTAAAAACAAGGTGGCAAAAAGGATAAAAACAAAGATTGTAATCATCTCTTGGATGATCTTTAATTGGAATCCTTCATATTTATATACAGTATACCCGATTCGATTGGCAGGTACCATAAGCACATATTCAAAAAATGCAATGCCCCATGAAAACAAAATCACATAAAACATTTGGTTTGATTTTGCATATTTTAAATGGCCATACCAGGCAAAAGTCATAAAGATATTGGATAAAACAAGTAAAACAAATGTTAGCATAATTTGGGATCCTTTAGTCTAATGGTTCGTTTGGAAATACTTCATTCCAAATTTTGGGTAATACTTCACCTGATTTTCCACCAAAATGGTGTTTCATGGAAGGTGTAAGATTTGTTTCAGCTGGATTGATTTCAATCCCGATTGCTCCATTCCGAATCGCGGTGAGCGCTAATTGGGCGGGGACAGATACGTTGGCACTCGTTCCAATGACAAAAACGATTTGTGATTGTTTACATAGTTCCCAACTTTTTGTGAGAAGTGTTTGGTCATACTCTTCTCCAAACCAAACAATGTCGGGCCTAAGTAGGGATTCACAATGTTTACAAAATTTAAGTCCAGGATGGTCTAAACCATCTTGTTCCAAATGGAATTTTGCCGAACAATTTGTACACCTGACACGAAAAATATTCCCATGAAGTTCGATGATGGATTCACTTCCTGCACGCGGATGAAGGCCGTCTACATTTTGAGTAATGAGGGAAACAGAACTTGATTTTTTTTGCCATTTGGCAATTGTTATATGGCCTGGATTGGGTTTTGCATTTTTACAAATATTCCTTCGCCAATCGTACCATTCCCAAACGAGTTCTGGATTTTTTAGGAAAGCTTCAGGAGTTGCTAAATCCTCTGCTCGGAAGTTTTTCCAAAGTCCACCTTCTCCGCGAAACGTTGGGATTCCACTTTCGTTTGAAATACCAGCCCCTGTCAGAAAGATGATACTCTTTGCTCTCCGAATTATTTCCAAAGATTCTTGCGGTAACACGTCCATTTCTTTGGTTCATTCTAACAAATTCTTAGAAAAATTAAATCGGAAAAAATTTTAGGCCAGGAAAACTGGTGATTGTGAGCCATCATTGGGAAGAAATTCAAAAAAAACTGGAGTCCATCAAGGAAAAACAATTATTTCGGGAAACTAAAACCTATCATGGGATTGATTTTTGTTCCAATGATTACATGGGCCTAGCCACTAACTCTCGTATGTTGGAATACTACAGGTCTTTAACAGATTTGTATCCCTTTGGTTCGACAGCTTCACGGCTTGTTCGTGGAAATTATGATTCCATGGATTTGTTCGAAACGGAATTTGCAAACTTTGTGAATGGAGAGGCAGCCTTACTTGTTTCCAATGGTTTTGTCGCAAACTTGGGGCTCATTGATTCCATTGCTGCGCCAAATTGTTATGTTTTTACAGACCGTTTGAATCATGCCTCGATTTTGGATGGGATACGGATTTCTGGTGCCAAAAAAAAATACTACAACCACTTGGATTTGCAACATTTACAAACGTTACTAAACAAGGCAAATGCCGAAGACCCAAACCAGAAACACAAACGAATCGTTGTTACCGAATCTTTGTTTAGTATGGATGGAGATAGCCCCGATTTTTCCAAACTACTCACATTAAAAAAACAATATGGGTTTGTCCTGATTGTGGATGAAGCACACGCACTCGGAGTGTATGGCAAAGAAGGCAAGGGGATTTTGTTTCGCGATTTACCTCCCGAAGACATTCAATCGATTGATTACCGAGTGTATACACTCGGTAAATCATTTGGATTGGAAGGAGGGATCATCGTAACAAAACAAATGGGTAGAGACCATTTGGTCAATGTCATGCGACCATTTATATTTTCTACGGCACCACTACCCATCATTTCTAAATTGGCAATGTATGCTTTAGACTTATTACGATCTATGGAGACTGAGAGGTTTCATTTATTTGAACTCACTAGAGAATTAAAACAATCGTTACAAACGAATGGTTTTATGATTACGAATACAGAATCTCATATCATCCCTTTATTACTTTCATCCGAAAAAGAATCTTTATATTATGCCAAACGATTACAGGAGATGGGTCTCGATGTTCGCGCCATCCGTCCACCGACAGTTCCCACGCCAAGATTGCGGATCAGTTTGAATGCAAAATTAACAAGGGAGGATACAAATTCTTTAGTCTCTGCGTTGGTTCAAATTCGGAAAGATTGTGAAACGGTATCCTTTCCTTAATTGAGATTCGTATTCTTTTGAATCTATCCTTGGTCCGAATGAAAAATTCCTACCTTCAGAATCTCTTAAGACTCTTCAAATTTGCGAATTTTTTCTTTGATGGCTTCTGTTGTAGAAGTTGATGGAGTTTTGGAGTTTGATTGGGAAAGAGCAGATTTTTCACGTGATTTTTTAGTTCCATATCGATAGATCCCAAATAACCCAAGAACACCTAATCCAAGTAATGTGGCATTGATCCAAGTATCATCAGGTTTTGCTAAGATTTTAGGACCAAAACCATACACGATCGAATCAACCATACCTTGGTTTCCATTTTCTTGGAACATGATTACAATAGGGTCTTGTAAAACTGAAGTGCCAAATCCATTTTCCATTTTGGAAATGATTTCTCCTTCTCCCATTCCTTCTTTGATTCGATTTTCAATGAAACTTTTGAGATAACTGGAAGCAGCACACATGTTAAAGGAACACGACTGGATAGGAAGGCTTGGTAAACAGATACATCGGATTTTCTCTGTGACCTTAAGGAAGGTTTGGATCTGAGTTTCTTCTTTTAGATTGGTGGTTGTTTTTTGAGAAAACACATTACTTGTGATTCCCATAAAGAGTACAATCGAAAGGAACCCTCGTAATAAAAAACCCGTCGAAACATACCGATTGCCTATTGGGAACATTGGCATTCGAAACGAACTTTCATATCCTATTTGTTTCATATTGGATTCCCTTTGGTTTGTTTTTTCCTTTCGCCTATGGGGAGTAACAAAAAGATTCCAGACATAAAATAGAGTAAGGATCCAATCCAAATCAATTTTACAAGTGGGTTGATCCAAACTTCTAAATTTGCTACAATTTGCCTTGGGAAATTGAGGAAAAGTTTGAGTTTGTCTGTTTCACTTCCTGGTGTGAAGTAATACTGCATGAACATGAGTGGTAAGTCAGGGTTTTCTGATTTTAGATCCGAAGTTTCAATTGCACCCAGTTGGATGTAAAAATCTTCTTTTGCCATGGAGTGGATGGCTGGTTCACTTGTTGGGATATGGGTTTCGAAATCTCCCGTTAGGTGGGAAATCTGTGGATAAAACCTACGTTCAGTATCAAGTGTCGCAATTTTTTCCAATCCACGATAAATTCCGTAACTAGCTTCTTGGGACACAATCACATTTTGGAT
Encoded proteins:
- a CDS encoding DMT family protein translates to MLTFVLLVLSNIFMTFAWYGHLKYAKSNQMFYVILFSWGIAFFEYVLMVPANRIGYTVYKYEGFQLKIIQEMITIFVFILFATLFLGEKIKWNYIVSFGLILLAGFFAFGFGNNSNSH
- a CDS encoding aminotransferase class I/II-fold pyridoxal phosphate-dependent enzyme, which translates into the protein MSHHWEEIQKKLESIKEKQLFRETKTYHGIDFCSNDYMGLATNSRMLEYYRSLTDLYPFGSTASRLVRGNYDSMDLFETEFANFVNGEAALLVSNGFVANLGLIDSIAAPNCYVFTDRLNHASILDGIRISGAKKKYYNHLDLQHLQTLLNKANAEDPNQKHKRIVVTESLFSMDGDSPDFSKLLTLKKQYGFVLIVDEAHALGVYGKEGKGILFRDLPPEDIQSIDYRVYTLGKSFGLEGGIIVTKQMGRDHLVNVMRPFIFSTAPLPIISKLAMYALDLLRSMETERFHLFELTRELKQSLQTNGFMITNTESHIIPLLLSSEKESLYYAKRLQEMGLDVRAIRPPTVPTPRLRISLNAKLTREDTNSLVSALVQIRKDCETVSFP
- a CDS encoding SIR2 family NAD-dependent protein deacylase; the protein is MDVLPQESLEIIRRAKSIIFLTGAGISNESGIPTFRGEGGLWKNFRAEDLATPEAFLKNPELVWEWYDWRRNICKNAKPNPGHITIAKWQKKSSSVSLITQNVDGLHPRAGSESIIELHGNIFRVRCTNCSAKFHLEQDGLDHPGLKFCKHCESLLRPDIVWFGEEYDQTLLTKSWELCKQSQIVFVIGTSANVSVPAQLALTAIRNGAIGIEINPAETNLTPSMKHHFGGKSGEVLPKIWNEVFPNEPLD
- a CDS encoding cytochrome c-type biogenesis protein CcmH, encoding MGITSNVFSQKTTTNLKEETQIQTFLKVTEKIRCICLPSLPIQSCSFNMCAASSYLKSFIENRIKEGMGEGEIISKMENGFGTSVLQDPIVIMFQENGNQGMVDSIVYGFGPKILAKPDDTWINATLLGLGVLGLFGIYRYGTKKSREKSALSQSNSKTPSTSTTEAIKEKIRKFEES